The Cannabis sativa cultivar Pink pepper isolate KNU-18-1 chromosome 8, ASM2916894v1, whole genome shotgun sequence genomic interval AGCTGTTACACTTGAGATTGGCAAGTTCTTGTATGTTGTAGGAACTCATGTGTCCATTGATCTACCATCGGTCATATTTGAAAGGATACTTGAAGCCTCAGAAACTACTGGCACTTGTAACAAGCTACCATTTCCAAGTCTTGTTCAACGAGTTCTTATATAATGCTCACCCTCCTCTTACAACACATGATTATCAAGTTCAAAATCATGTTCTCAGTAAAAGCTTTCTCTCTGTGGTCAATAGGAAGCCCTCATCAACCACTCCCTCTGTATCAAAAGTGAGTAAAGGCAAGTCTCCTATGTTTAAAGGGCTTTCGGATTCCAGCTGGCAGGTACAAATGTTTTCTGAGTTTCAATCTTTTGCCAAACGTTATAAGAAGGATCAAAAGCGTCAGCTTGCCTTTGAGGCCTCCATGTATCAAATGGTTCGCTCTATCAAGTCGACTCTTTTGCACCATTTTCCTGGGGATTCTCTGCCTGACATCTCTTTGCCTGAGTTTCATCGAGATTCGTTTGGTGCATCATCTCATACGTCTGTAAGTAATACAAATATGCAGGGGGAGCCTTCAGCATTTGATCCTGTCACCAGTTCAGCCCAACCTGATCTGAATCCTCCAGCTGACTCGCCTCCAGTAATCTCTGCAACACCTTTGGTGTCGACTGGGCCACCTTCCCAGGGGGAGTCTGGCACAGAACAGGATCCAACAGCTCGTATTCAATGAAGGGGGAGATATTTGTACttcgttttgttttttttgtagCTCTGTTTATATTCCTAAAGacatttatttttggattattaattctggaatTACTGTTTCTTTTGTGGTCTTTAGTTGTTTTTTGTTAGTCATTGAACATAACCTGTCAAGGGGGAGAATGTTAGTGTCATTATTTTGTGACAGTATTGTTCTGTTCAATGTCTAGTCGTGTCTGGTGTTTTTAGTCTGGTATATCTGCACTAGCGTTCTGTTAAGTCAGTTTCTGTTAAGTGTTAGTTAGTGCCAGGTGGACTAGTTTGTGGATATATAAATAGTCGGTTTCTGTTAGTAAAATGTTTTATCCATTAAATCATTCAGTTTGTTAATTCGGTTGTTTGTGGAGATAGTGTCGTATCTTGCTTCTTGTTGTTGTGTCTACAGGTCAGAACGTATAGCTTGAAGATGGTCGTCAATGGCGAAATGATCTGAGTCTGGAGTTGCTGAGTTCtaactgaagggagttcagtgtcatcttcatcatcagatctgaagggatttcaggttgAAGAAATGTTGAAGAAGAACTCAGTTgctgcacaagggattgtgcactaacaatcaggattcttgattgttgttggtaattcattactatttgttgttaaggttgtatttgattcctttagagagaattggagattgtaatatgaacctttgagaattagtagatgaatttaccctggttcggggaacccaagcactagtcggctgagatgtgttctcagtgcagatgaagcttgtaaatctTTGTGTGATATACTGCTTGATTATCGATTCATGTCTATAATTCATATCTTGAAATCAATCAATCTAAAGATAATCAACTTGGTAATTTGGATCGTTAAAATCAACAAGTTGTACTTTCATTTTCTATTAAGCCATTTTCTTTACCAAAAcccaaataaaacttaataattctCACTAACAACTCCAAATTATTCAAAAGATcataaaaacacaaaataacatatattctcacaaaatgagaggaaaataactaaatataagTTAAATACACACATAAATTAAGCTAAAAGAACATGACAAATAACTCTTTATTCAAGAGTTATCAACATAAAATATGGAAAACGTGAAATTTCATATACAACATGAATAACACACCTAGAATTTAAATATATCTCCATAAATTCataaatcataattaaaaatctaatttcaaaattaagcccTAATTATCTACTAGTTCTCATACTAAAATCGGTCTTTACAACCAGCTCCATATCATACTCATTAACTAGCAGATCACACGATATTCGGGTTAGCTCCCAAGATCTTGCTTACCGCTCGGGCATCGACCCGGGAAGAATCAATCCAGGCTATCTTcccaatataaaaaaatagtaattgagTATCAAGTATTTAATGTATCTTTATTATCCATGATTATAGGAGACGAATTGGAAAACTATCAACATGATATGGCATCCACAACAACATATAGTCGGTACCTCATAGGTCGGGTTCCACCAGATTGGCCTAAGTTAATATGTTATTAGTATTTATCCCAATTAGTGAGGTAAAGTGAAAACGTATAAGAGCCCTAGCACTATAAATATAAGAACATCAACCCATGCAAAGGGTTGAAATCTCATTCATCAATTGCTCAGGCAAATTCTAGGGTTCAAACACTTTTATAAATTCTAAGGCCTTTTCAGTCTTAGCATATAATATTGACTCGTGTATAATAAGGCTCATTAACGTTCAAACCACATAAAAAATCTAGTGTTATTTCTTCGTTATTTGTCTATTTCTTTAgctttcatttatcttttattagtttttaaaaattttggtaaacacatgccaataaaattatataactatatttatatattatgctaaatatatatatcgctattatacataacaaaataaaaaaaaaaatattatgtaaaaataataatatatcatacaataaaaacaaaaaatattgtaCAACAAAATATGCATGCCAACAACCCACAATAACCTATTAAAAAGAgacatattttataataataatgattttaatgaaactaatatagatatattatGATATTTAAGTGATAGGCgcttctaaattttaaaaaatatatatatagatatatgaaaaaaaaaattgtataaattaaataacaatGTGAGAATCATGAAAATTTTATGTGATAAAAGAAtgtaaaaatgttatttctctacaaattttaaaataaaaatatttacttatATAGTAGTATATTTTTGGATTATTtactattattttcttaaaaaagacATTGTGTTTTTCCAGTTTCCTTTGAAAAGGATGAGGAAGAAAAACAAATTTAGtgattatcaaataaaaataaattaacatgCATATAACTTTGACAGAGCCCCCCAgctttttaatttgattataaaattattagtcAAACAAATTACATCATGTTATAGATTACATTAGTGTTTCAACTCTCAATGGATTGTGTATGGGACACTCCAATAATTGtaaaacaaattttttttttcgagaaatttgAGAAGACATTGACTAATACTTCAATAAAAATTGGCTAATAACAATAAAGATTGATTCGGTCCttgaattaagaaaaaaataaaatcttacTTTTCCTAGTAAATAGGAAAAGGACCATAGCAATGTGAGTTAAATTTAAGCTCATGAAATTGGACTATTGTTAATGTCATTTTGTAAAATGATTTTGTAACGCTGTAATGCTTAGGCATGTTATAATGACTTTTTAATTAGAgtgtatatttttcttaatcaaagggttttttgaaaattgtgataaattaaaattttgatttaatttttaactttaaactatatacatatatttatatacaaaattgGAATCCCTTTCTTTTTaactttacattcaaaataGCTTTTATAGACAAGTCGCACAGCGACCACAAAAATGAAGCCCAAGTCATCCAGAGACTGAACTTTTCAAGTCGCATcgtctcgacatgtacaatcatctcCGAGCTCAAAACTCACTGTTGTTCAGCTTTAGCCttccctttacctacacatgaaagcaaTATCTGTGAGCCAACAGATAGTAAGaaaaacatataacatacattatATTATCGACTTGTATTAAGGTACACATACACCTATccacaaggcttaacagatgattATGAACATTCTTAACAAAAGTACGACCTTTGTACTACATGCACTAAGTACTCGTCTCATACTAGTATTTGTAGGGTTGAACTGTATCCCGAGCACTATtgagtgttgtaccacatgcactacgtaCTTTACCATACTAGTATTAGTAACACCAGATCGTACCCCTTAAACATCATatactgtaccaatacacttaGTACTGCTACCCTACTAATGTTGGTAGTATTGGAATCACAATTAGCATGCATATCTTACACACACACAtattcatataaaaatatattatatgctAAACTTACCTCGTTTTCGAAATCAAGTGTGTCGGTCGACCTGGATAGAAAATCACACGACCTTATCTCACAATCACGGAAAACGGTAAACAACTTTCTAAAACCTTCTTGGGAATTTAGActcaaaactaaaagtttccctatcgataaatagcatGGCAAAACCCTAAATATCGAGGAAACACGAGAAAAACCATGAAACAGAGAAACCACTCAAAAAATGATAGGCCATTTTCTAAAAAATGGCACGCCTTTTTTCAGGGTTCTGTACCAGTAAAAAAGGTAGGTTTCTTCAGAAACAGACTACCATTTTTCACTACAGAAAAACAATATCTTTCCAATTCGATCTAAAACAACTCTAAATCTCACTACAAGCTCTAGAACACCTATAATCACCATAATAAACCATTTCCAAGTGACAGAAAATCAAGTTATGTAACTAAACCCTACTTTTGAAAATCATCAAAACAATTTTTGTATTAAACCCTACTTTTGTAACTAAGATGTCTAGAATTTTAAAGAGGATCCCCGAAAAATTAAGGGCTTGAACTGTCTTCGTGTACAGGTCGAGGTTGTGCAACGAGTTGTCGTGTGGTATTGTCTCCAGTAACATTTGAAACCAGAGGAATGATCGGAGGATTGGGTGGAGCATCTGGAATGTTGGAAGAGTTGTTCGGCAATGGAGTTTGGCCGGAGCTTCGTGAACCAGTAACTCGAGTTCTCGCCATTGAAGATGGTGAAAGAAGAAATTACATAGAGAGGATCAGAGTGTTGAATTCATCTGATACCGTATTAGTGTAATCAAATCTTTATTATGTTGAATAATAATGGGAACAAAGTATTTATAGAGGACTGATACAAGCAGATAATTAGTTAGTTCTAACTATAACAGTAATCCTAACTAACATTAACAGAATATTAACAAAATGATGTGTACATCCTAATATTAAGTTATGTAATTAAAGTTTTAATGTAAAGATGTATGGTTTAATTTGTTTGAATTTAATCACGGTTTATTTACCCTTAATTGTAAAACTACATATGTGGTGTTCGTGAGTGTTAGGGTGTTGCATTAATTAACTAATTTCCCAAATTACGTATATCACTGAACCTTTGATCATGTTCAAGTCATaatttgatataatatatattccgAACTTTCATCGGATTTTCTGATACATTGCCAGGTATTTCTTTCattgttattatatttaaaacaataaaaaaatatatataattttctagaTAAGTACTACCTCACCTCTGTTGAATCATACCATTTCCTAAAGGAATTTTGACTTTTTAATGCTTATATAAAAATGACATTTCTAGATCAGCTTAAACCATATACAATACAATAGaagtcaagaaaaaaaaatggatccAAAGAGTACAGAGCAGCTTCCTGCTCCTGGGCAATGGACAACTGGCTTTTATGATTGTTTTGAGGATCAATCTAATTGTAATTAGCAAAATattgttattatgttatttctctatttattttattttggtaaTGATTATGGATATAACTTGTGACATATAAATTTACTCATCTTATGATTTATTGTCATGATAGGTTGCTACACATGCCTCTGTCCATGCGCCACTTTTGGACTAATTGCAGAAATTACAGACAAAGGAACAATATGTATAATTCACCGAAAAACTCAGTTCAACATTTTTATTCCATAATAGtatatttttaagtaaaaaaCTAATAATGAAAATGATTTGGAAATGGTTGCAGCGAGTACAACGGCTTGCATACTGTACTATGCGATGGGGTTTGCTCACTGCCTATATGGAGCCACATACCGAACCAAATTGAGAGCATTGTTTTCACTACCAGAACAGCCTTACTCAGATTGCTTTGCTCATTCTTGTTGCTGTCTTTGCGCCATGACTCAAGAGTACAGAGAGCTCCAAAATCGCGGGATTGATCCCGCAATAGGTGATACAAACATACTTACTCCATTATTTCTTCCTAAAATGCATCACCTGCTCCAAATAATAAGAATTTGAAATATTaacttatgttttttttttcaaccaaGGGTGGCAAGCAAACGTTGAGAAGTGTAAGCGGGAAGGGCTGAAGCCACCATTTTCTGATCAAGGCATGGATCGTTAATAATGATGTCTCTAATAATCTCTATTGTGTATATTTGTGTGAAATTTGTGGTTTCATGTGTTTGTTGTGTAATCATTATTCATGTTTGTCTTTCTAAAGATTTTCCTTAGCAATTGTTTGGCTGTATGGTTTGGCATTAATAGGAGGGTAAAAATGTCATCACGCATGGCTCGTGTAGCTCCATTGTATGTACTATTCAATATAATGGCATCACtttttacttgcaaaaaattgGTCATTTGGTCAAGACTATCTTACAAACCAAAACAGCTGAACATCCACTGATCATTGACAATATTAAGCACAAGTCGTTCATTTCTTTTGGGACAAAATTGTTGAACCTTCAAAAGGGTGTGAGTTATAACTTTATACAGACAAATAGCAGATTACAAGAGAAGGCAATCAAagagatctcattgtttaaacCACTTCCTATGACGCACCCAATTACAGATTCTGGTATGTAGCATTAAGCCTATTGAACGGTACAATGCTTGCCAAACCAAACATGGCGAGAATCGTCGAAAAGGATGACCAGAGCTCAATGATCCACTTCGAAATCCTTCCATTTGAGAAATGTCACAAGTACATCATTGGACTAATCATTCTGCAATCTCTCCCTCTTCTAAGTCATCCTCTGCGTTTGAGTTTTTTCTGTCATCATCCTCATCAAATATACtttcaaaatcataaaaaacGCCACTATAGTCATTTCTGTCATCTTTTTCTAAGCTTTTTCTGCCATCTtcctgttcttcttcttcttccttgtcaATCAAACCTTCCAAATCAAGAAAATCATCCGGATTAATTTCTGCAATTAAATCCGAATATTCATCTATTAACCCTTGATCAAAATCAAATTCCATATCACCAATTTGTGCTCCTTTATTGGTGTTTGATACAGGTGACTGTAAGCCATCTTCTGCTGCAACTCTTGCAGACATAGCTCGCTCTGATGAGTTAACTGATACTTTCTGAGACATACTTCGGTTGGTGAATTGATGTGGGGAAGCCAAGTTCATTGACCTCTCATTTTTCATAAAATCAAAGACTTTAGGTGCCAACTTGTCAATCTCCACTATTTCTTCCTCTTTAAAAGGAACACCTCCCATCTTTAAATGATTATCGCCATCATAAGTTTTAAGGTCTGGTTTGTGTAAAGGGGGATAATGATCTTTAACGACTTCAAAATCAATATTGTGTGAAGGAAGGAAAACATATATGACAGGGTACTCCAAAATCACCTTGTTTGTTAATTGCTGCCTTAGTGGAACCTTAAAATCTAACTCATAGAATGGTGAAATTGGGCCCTGAAATACCACAAGTGAAAGATTGTGTCAATGGAACACACTTATAATCCAAACAAAATGACCAATACAAAACACAAGACacaacaatattattatattcatTTGAATAAAACATGGAACACTTAGCTGAAACACCTAGCtggtaaataaataattttcaactctAGTTTATAGTATAAAAGTTCTTCTCATCGTAATCTGTCCTAAGAAACGCAATAGCATACCTTTTGATATTTCCGGATAAAGAACTTGAGATTTTTGGGGTCTTCGTGGCAAAATTGCTTCAGTTGATGATTCCAAGGACCAGGCTTTAAATGGTTCCCAATAATGGAGGAAATATTCATGTTTTCATCAATACTGTATCAGCATGAAATTCATTAACCATTAAGAaagcattttttaaaaaaagaaagaaaaaaatacttaaCAAATTGCTCTAATGCTTGAAGTCAACCAGCTCACCCATGATCAAGTAACACAACATCCGTTGAATGAAATTGCCACTCGATCGTCCAGTATATGCATTTCTTCCTACGGCATTCAGAcagaaaaaactttaaaaatcaataaaggaaaaaaaaaaaaaaaaaaaaaagatcaccAGTAACCCATTCATCTATCTAGGCAAGAAATTAAACCAAAGAATGCTAAACAGgtaaaatatcatattaattcGTGCATATTCAAAAGTTATGATCTTTTCTGTTTAGCCATTATTAACCTTTTATCATAAGTAGTTTGATTCTTCTCCCTTTTCACCATGCCACCTGGAAGAAACAAAATCTTTGTTCTCCTACTTGCAGCTGCACTTCTAACACTCCTGAGGAAGAACGGTAGCCTATAGTTATTGTATTTGCATAGCTTTTTTCTCATTCTTTGAGCAGAATCAGAAGCCCTTTTCACTTCCTCAAGCAAATTATAATCTAAACCAAGAAAATATACAGCAGAACAATAAacatcattaaaaaaattaaaaaaaaaaaaaaaaccgaaagtgtaatttataaaataaaaaataaaataccagAGATGAGCTGATTATCGTCGAATTGAGAAATAGGAACGAACTGAGTCCGGTCCCTCTTGCCCGTACAACCAGTGCGTTGCTTGTGAGCTTTGACGCAGGGAAGACTACAGGAGCGAATAGAACAACCTGGGCATTTGTATTTTGAATCATTCAATTTGCACTCTTCACATAATTTGGAGTCTTTTCTTACTTCTCTTTCCTCCATTTTCCGTCTCAGGGTCATCAAAGCTACGAGAGGGTTTGGGTTTGAAGGAAATTGGACTAGGGTTTATACTTCATATAATgcacaaaataaataacaaaaccGTTCtcaaaattaatctaaaatttccTGTTTAAGAAAATTACTGCTGTTGGAGATGGGAAAAATAAATATAGGATATTTATTCCGAAttatattattgttttatttatttttttcccaTTTAGTTAAGGTTTTACttttaataaaaatgtaacataATTATaagttttgatttatttttaccgttttaataattattatataaaaaaaatgaaaaatacttttcaaaatatttagatattattaaaaaaatgtgagtAAATTAGAAATcatatgaattattttaattttaaaaatagtttctCAAAAGTCTTTGTAGAAGAAGTTACAAATTCTAACTTCATCTAAAAGgacttctaaaaaaaattattcaagattacattgaaatagatttttatttagggtacaaaatCCAACAAAAACTTCTTCAGTCAAGTTAGCATGAGAAGCAATGCTAGACTTGTTCCTACACTTTCATGTCATATGACTCGGCTTGCTATAGTTGTAACACAGAAATTGTGCAGGGTCATTGCGTTTAGGTGGAGGTGGTTACCTTCATTGTTACTTCCTATTATGGTTCTAACTCTTATTATTGTTTCGAGGAGTGTTGTTGCGGTTAGAATTGGAATTCGAGTTGcggtttcaatttttgaaatttttgccATTAGGCTTAGTGTTGCCATTTGAAAAAACAAACACTTCCTCTTAGTGGTCTTGTTTCCTTGCTTCTTCCTCAATACAAAGATGCGTGATTAAACTCTCTAAGGAAAATTCCTTCTCGGTTGAAGGTTTAGGGACAACCGGTTTACAATAGTGAGAATAAATGTGACCTTCTTCTTGGTCAGATAGAACAATATCTTTTGTTTCCAATACCTAAAATGTAATTCCTCAAAATAAAAAGGCTTGTTAATATCGTTAGAAGCAAAACCATAGAAATAATCGATAGCAGTCCTAGTAGAACAAAACGTCTTAAAActattaaaccaaaaaaataatttggaaCGAGTTTACCCATTGATAATTCTAGCTGAGTTGCGTACTATGTTGTTTTCTTTAAGACGTTTCGCAACTCTGTCTGAAGAGTGTATGACAATCTATCAACCACAATGTTCCTAGCAGGCCcgaccctgggcataggcgggctaggcctgtgcctagggcccacctattCCAGggacccaaaaaaaaatatttaccttttaaaattataccatttattttactgattttgaaaaataccatattttttttctaaataaggacccaaaataattttttttttctatgactCACTAAAAGTTAGGACCGGCCCTGGTTCCTAGGATAAAACAACTTCTGCAAACGATTTCATTATGCACCAAATGAACCACTCAATTACACTCCTAAATAATTGCTCTAAGAAAAATCGtaaattttttaagtaaaacaagttttttttttaaaagagaaaTATATTCTATCGCTAGTAGGATGCAACTTATATAGAGGTTAAGTCAATAAAAACACAGTTAGAAGAAACACTAATATGATCATGGGTCATACGCAGTTAAGAATCACGTTTGCTACTTATGattgttaaaaataattaattaattaactaaatattttattaaataattttccagTAAACGACAGCGTGTGCATGTGGTGGTTCGGGTGACATTAAGGGCCTAAATTTAAATCTCATTGTTGCATCTTATATACACtcttaaataaatttttctatCTCGTGTAGGACTCTTTGCAATACCACACACTTCACTTCTAacattttttttcccttttctttGTAAAATTCACAAAAGTTCCAACAATAACATTATTAACAATAGTAAGTGCTGGAAAATTCACCATTGCAGCATTCTGTCATTTGCCAAAGTATAAAAGTTTGCTGTGTGATCAAGGCAGAAACATATTTTCCAACTTGGCAAGGGAAAGAAATGGcatattttaactttttagtGCCTATTAAAACAATTACAAATCCTTTTTTTAACACAttctttataaaaataaaagttagtaTAGGCTAACTCCACAAGGGGAAAATGGTTTATACATGAATTGGTCCTTGCCCCAAGAGCTAGGAAAGGAAAGAACCATCCCTACTAATTTTAGGAAGCCATATACATGTGATCATATTCACTATGCCAATCTAACGGGGCTTACTATCTTTGTCTTTCTTCCCAGAACTATTAAATTCTTCTTCCTAACAAATGGGAATATAActgcttaattaattaaaatgtttAGTTACGTGACAGTTAAATTGAGATTGAGGTAAATCACTCCCTGGGGCGCGCCAACCATAGTGAACTGAGTGCTCTGAGGCGAGAGAAGTAATCATTTATAACGAGAAGAGCACGAGCAGCTTGGCGAGTAGTCAGAATTCGATGCATTTGTTGCAGTGTTTGCTGCCTCAAAAGATCAGCCTAACAAGAAAAAATGATGTGGAAAACAATTAAGTTGGATAAATTTTTATTGTCTTTTCAATGTTGTTGATGATCAAAGTTAAGAATGAATTATTACTTGGTAAAGGAAATTCTCTAGAGTAGCCAGCTTGCCCATTGCGATCGCCATTTGGCCCATGTAATCGGCAACATTGCCCGATCCAGCAGGCCCTAGAGTGGCCGAGGAAAGCGTCTCCACAAGAGATTGCTGCAGAGCTTCCATGCCTTGTGACAAGGCATCCTCAGCCTGTTGAGAAGATTGCTGTAGGTTACATATGCCCAACAACTGTTGATCTGTCAAAGGTTCAAGGTGGCTCCCTAGTATCTGAATCTCCATCGCAAGGAAACAATCAATGAGAGAAAACAAAAGCCCAAGAgcttaattttctttctttcaatcTATAATTTAGTAAAAATGCAAATATAaaagagaaggaaaaaaaaaaactgaaactaTAGGTGACCACCTTGAGAACTTCTGATGATCTAAACCCGCCTAACCACATAAAACACCTTTCTGCAGGCGTCTTCCACATGCCGGAGAGCATGTGAAAGACATCAGCCTTGGCACCAATACTCTTCAACCTGAATATTTCATCGTAGTGTGCCATCACTCCATCGACAAGAACACGTAACTCATTGTCGCCCATGTGGGAATTTACAGCCGATCTTAGATCATTTGTAAGCCGTTGTTGCTCATCAAGCCAGCGTGCATAATCCAAGTCAAATGCAAGGGCCCCtagaaattggaaaaaaaaattaataaacttgATGATTGTTCACTTAAAGTTCAGCACAGAGCACAGAGTTAATCAAAGACATCTAAGCATTTAACAGGGTCTATAAAATGTACATAAAGTTCCCCATCATGGCATCATTAATGTATATTTGTTTTCCCAAATTTgagcttattatttatttagtttttgctACTTTTTAATTTCAGGTACCTCTCTGTTAATTTTTCTTTCATGTCTACTGACACTCAAACATCTTTTCAAAACATATTTTCTTCTGTAGGTATATTGCTACAGTTCTTTGTACAGTAGTCAATGGTTCAACTTTCCATGGATTTCATATCATTAATTGCAACAATAAATAGAAAGCAAAAGCCTTAAACACTCTACCAAACTCTTTTCCCTCCTACAGAAACTATTAGATGAAGTTTACACAATTGCAAACTACTTTCATACCCTTATCCAACCAAAATATTTCCAAGGTTTTATTTTACTGTTAATATTGAACCCCAGCTGGAACACAGTAAAGATTGCTAATTAATAACACGTACCATTTCCTGCCATCAACTGATTATGATCACTTGAAAATCCAGAAGCAATAAACATACCCTGCATTAAGACATTAACAAAGCTGGGATTA includes:
- the LOC115700906 gene encoding protein PLANT CADMIUM RESISTANCE 7, with amino-acid sequence MDPKSTEQLPAPGQWTTGFYDCFEDQSNCCYTCLCPCATFGLIAEITDKGTISSTTACILYYAMGFAHCLYGATYRTKLRALFSLPEQPYSDCFAHSCCCLCAMTQEYRELQNRGIDPAIGWQANVEKCKREGLKPPFSDQGMDR
- the LOC115700905 gene encoding uncharacterized protein LOC115700905, translating into MTLRRKMEEREVRKDSKLCEECKLNDSKYKCPGCSIRSCSLPCVKAHKQRTGCTGKRDRTQFVPISQFDDNQLISDYNLLEEVKRASDSAQRMRKKLCKYNNYRLPFFLRSVRSAAASRRTKILFLPGGMVKREKNQTTYDKRKKCIYWTIEWQFHSTDVVLLDHGIDENMNISSIIGNHLKPGPWNHQLKQFCHEDPKNLKFFIRKYQKGPISPFYELDFKVPLRQQLTNKVILEYPVIYVFLPSHNIDFEVVKDHYPPLHKPDLKTYDGDNHLKMGGVPFKEEEIVEIDKLAPKVFDFMKNERSMNLASPHQFTNRSMSQKVSVNSSERAMSARVAAEDGLQSPVSNTNKGAQIGDMEFDFDQGLIDEYSDLIAEINPDDFLDLEGLIDKEEEEEQEDGRKSLEKDDRNDYSGVFYDFESIFDEDDDRKNSNAEDDLEEGEIAE